The proteins below are encoded in one region of Pangasianodon hypophthalmus isolate fPanHyp1 chromosome 6, fPanHyp1.pri, whole genome shotgun sequence:
- the LOC113526906 gene encoding ATP-sensitive inward rectifier potassium channel 1-like, which yields MKCYLREMLRNYLAKRRLCQKRLVTKDGHCNIEYGNVRYSNFFAYLLDFWTTFVEIRWRFVFVFFVASFTLSWFIFGVLWYWIAYSNGDLSWQNPSHNHKVCIINLHGLTTAFLFSLETQSTVGYGGRDITPNCPSAIVLIIIQILVGAIINCFWCGVVMTKISLPKKRVKTIAFSEMAVICPNKGVLCLQIRVANLRKSLMIGSQIYGKLLRTTVTPEGETIILDQVNVDFMVDVGKDNLFFVCPLTLNHVIDKTSPFFEMSVETLNQQEFELVVFLDGMAESTSYSCQVRTSYLPQEIMWGYKFLPIISRSKEGRYRVDFSNFARVEPTLTASSARCVSNDNYHYNCSTNGFENHGVVVINIDNPINSKM from the coding sequence ATGAAGTGCTACCTGAGAGAGATGCTCAGAAACTACCTGGCCAAACGCAGGCTTTGTCAAAAACGCTTGGTGACGAAGGATGGCCACTGTAACATTGAATATGGCAACGTGAGGTACAGCAACTTCTTTGCCTATTTGCTAGACTTCTGGACCACCTTTGTGGAGATCCGTTGgcgctttgtttttgttttctttgtggCCTCATTCACTCTCAGCTGGTTCATATTCGGAGTCCTATGGTATTGGATTGCCTACAGCAATGGAGATTTGTCATGGCAAAATCCATCACATAACCACAAAGTATGTATAATTAATCTCCATGGACTGACCACTGCCTTCCTCTTCTCCCTGGAAACACAGTCAACTGTGGGGTATGGGGGACGAGATATCACCCCAAACTGCCCTAGTGCTATTGTTCTCATCATTATCCAGATTCTTGTGGGTGCAATCATTAACTGCTTCTGGTGTGGAGTGGTTATGACCAAAATTTCTCTGCCCAAGAAAAGGGTCAAGACCATAGCATTTAGTGAGATGGCAGTTATCTGTCCAAACAAAGGAGTCCTCTGTTTGCAGATAAGAGTGGCTAACTTGCGTAAATCTTTGATGATCGGCAGCCAGATATATGGAAAGCTGCTTAGAACAACAGTAACTCCTGAAGGTGAAACCATCATCCTGGACCAGGTCAATGTTGACTTCATGGTAGATGTTGGAAAGGataaccttttttttgtatgcCCCTTGACCTTAAATCATGTGATTGACAAGACAAGTCCCTTCTTTGAGATGTCAGTGGAGACTTTAAATCAACAGGAGTTTGAGCTGGTGGTATTTCTGGATGGAATGGCTGAGTCCACCAGCTATTCCTGCCAGGTCAGGACTTCTTACCTACCTCAGGAAATTATGTGGGGCTACAAGTTTCTGCCCATCATCTCCCGCAGCAAGGAGGGAAGGTATCGTGTGGACTTCTCCAATTTTGCTAGAGTGGAGCCAACATTGACTGCCAGCTCAGCTAGATGCGTCAGTAATGATAACTACCATTATAACTGCTCCACAAATGGCTTTGAAAATCATGGCGTTGTGGTTATCAACATTGACAATCCTATCAATAGTAAAATGTGA